One window of the Populus nigra chromosome 4, ddPopNigr1.1, whole genome shotgun sequence genome contains the following:
- the LOC133692572 gene encoding rac-like GTP-binding protein ARAC5, with protein sequence MSASRFIKCVTVGDGAVGKTCMLISYTSNTFPTDYVPTVFDNFSANVVVDGNTVNLGLWDTAGQEDYNRLRPLSYRGADVFILAFSLISKASYENVAKKWIPELRHYAPGVPIILVGTKLDLREDKQFFVDHPGAVPINTAQGEELKKLIGAPFYIECSSKTQQNVKAVFDAAIKVVLQPPKQKKKKRGQKACSIL encoded by the exons ATGAGCGCGTCCAGGTTCATTAAGTGCGTGACTGTCGGCGACGGTGCTGTTGGCAAAACTTGTATGCTTATTTCCTACACCAGCAATACTTTCCCTAcg GACTATGTACCGACTGTTTTTGACAACTTCAGCGCAAATGTGGTTGTGGATGGAAACACTGTGAACTTAGGATTATGGGATACAGCTG GTCAGGAGGACTACAATAGATTAAGACCTTTGAGTTATCGAGGGGCAGATGTCTTTATTCTTGCGTTCTCTTTAATTAGCAAGGCCAGCTATGAAAATGTTGCCAAAAAG TGGATTCCAGAACTGAGGCATTATGCTCCCGGGGTTCCAATTATTCTTGTTGGAACAAAACTTG ATCTCCGGGAAGATAAGCAGTTCTTTGTTGACCATCCTGGTGCAGTGCCGATTAATACTGCCCAG GGAGAGGAATTGAAAAAACTTATTGGAGCTCCTTTCTACATCGAATGCAGTTCAAAAACACAGCAG AATGTGAAGGCGGTTTTTGACGCAGCCATCAAGGTGGTGCTCCAGCCTCcaaagcaaaagaagaagaaaagggggcAGAAGGCTTGCTCCATATTGTAA